A genome region from Pangasianodon hypophthalmus isolate fPanHyp1 chromosome 11, fPanHyp1.pri, whole genome shotgun sequence includes the following:
- the pias4a gene encoding E3 SUMO-protein ligase PIAS4-A: MAAELVEAMNMVKSFRVSDLQTLLASMGRSKSGLKQDLVGRALRLVQTEYSPELLKNVRQLYETRFPKAPGWLAARRPEGIPAVSYTAINSPPRNTAQGTDYLNGMPKLAAPPAAEVKLVPLPFYHNLETLLPPTELIAQNSEKLQDSQCVFELTQSQIDQIRNSSELRPGVKSVQVVLRICYTDSIGVQEDQYPPNIAVKVNQSYCHVPGYYPSNKPGVEPRRPCRPINITPWLHLSTATNRVTITWGNFGKRYSVAVYLVRVFTSAELFNQLKHCSVESAERCRERIQDKLRFDPESEIATTGLRVSLICPLVKMRLGVPCRALTCAHLQCFDAVFFLQMNEKKPTWTCPVCDKPAPFELLTIDGLLSEILKETEDVEEIEYLTDGSWRPIRDDKEKDRERENNHTPEYPVVDICVPETNGHSPAHSSTSQTGRSASGGPAAGTGGATGPSGGGAVVDLTLDDSSDEEEGGGGAGDSEDTEDSQDSPAPKRGRYDYDKDLVTAY, encoded by the exons ATGGCGGCCGAACTGGTAGAAGCGATG AACATGGTGAAGAGTTTCCGGGTGTCTGACCTGCAGACACTACTGGCCTCTATGGGGCGCAGTAAAAGCGGGTTAAAGCAGGACTTGGTGGGACGAGCTTTGAGACTGGTGCAGACAGAATACAGCCCGGAGCTGCTGAAGAACGTCCGACAGCTCTACGAAACACGCTTTCCCAAAGCACCCGGATGGTTGGCTGCCCGTCGCCCAGAGGGGATACCAGCAGTGTCCTATACAGCGATCAACTCGCCCCCACGAAACACAGCCCAGGGCACAGACTACCTCAATGGCATGCCCAAGCTGGCTGCTCCACCAGCAGCCGAAGTTAAACTAGTGCCCTTGCCCTTTTACCACAACTTAGAAACATTGTTGCCACCTACAGAGCTAA TTGCGCAGAATAGTGAGAAACTACAGGatagtcagtgtgtttttgaaCTAACACAGAGCCAAATAGACCAGATCCGAAACTCCAG TGAACTTCGCCCAGGAGTGAAATCGGTCCAGGTGGTCCTTAG AATCTGTTACACTGACTCCATTGGTGTTCAGGAGGATCAGTACCCTCCCAATATTGCTGTCAAAGTGAATCAGTCCTACTGTCATGTTCCC GGCTATTATCCTTCCAATAAACCAGGTGTGGAGCCTCGTCGCCCCTGTCGCCCTATAAACATCACCCCCTGGCTTCATCTCTCGACAGCTACCAACAGAGTCACCATCACATGGGGCAACTTTGGAAAG CGGTATTCCGTGGCTGTGTACCTGGTGAGGGTCTTCACATCTGCAGAGCTCTTCAACCAGCTcaagcactgctcagtggagaGCGCAGAGCGATGTCGTGAACGCA TTCAAGACAAGCTGCGTTTCGATCCAGAGAGTGAGATTGCCACTACAGGACTGAGAGTGTCTCTGATCTGCCCA CTGGTGAAGATGCGTCTGGGAGTGCCGTGCCGGGCACTCACCTGTGCTCACTTGCAGTGTTTTGATGCTGTCTTCTTCTTGCAAATGAACGAGAAGAAGCCTACATGGACCTGCCCTGTATGTGACAAACCTGCTCCCTTTGAGCTGCTCACCATTGATGG ATTGCTCTCTGAGATCCTGAAGGAGACTGAGGATGTGGAGGAGATTGAATATTTGACTGATGGGTCATGGAGACCAATCAGGGACgacaaagaaaaagacagggagagagaaaataacCACACTCCAGAGTATCCGGTTGTGGATATAT GTGTTCCTGAGACGAATGGCCACTCCCCAGCACACAGCAGTACGAGCCAGACAGGACGATCGGCATCGGGCGGCCCAGCAGCAGGCACAGGTGGTGCCACCGGACCTTCAGGCGGAGGGGCAGTGGTGGACCTTACGCTGGACGACTCATCAGATGAGGAAGAGGGTGGAGGGGGGGCTGGGGACAGCGAGGACACAGAGGACAGCCAGGACAGCCCAGCGCCTAAGAGGGGCCGATACGATTATGACAAAGATCTGGTCACTGCATACTGA